The DNA sequence AAACTAAATCTGATAGTAGCTTTTCTTCATCCAGCTGGCATAGCCTATCAATAAAATTTCGAAAGGTTTCTTGTTCGGTAAATCGATGGTGGTCGTCTATTTCATTGGCATAAGCCGCATTAAAAGCAATCCATAGGAAGATAAATTGTGCGTCTAGATCACCTTCAGCTTGCTCTGCCCTATCAAGCCAGCTTAGCGATCGATGTACTCGTAAAGCCAAATTTTCAGAGTACTTTGTTCTTTCTGCACGCTGACGTTCTTTTAATAATTGATAGTTTAATTCCATTTTGGTGTCCTATTTAGTGAACAACTAACTATCTATTACTATTAAGAAAATTACCATTGATTTTGATCAATCAATTATCTAGTTCAAGGCTATATTGAGCAATTCGACGTTGCGCCAAAGAGCTTAGTCTATTAACGAATAATGATAAAAAGATGGCGGTGAGGGAGGGATTCGAACCCTCGAAGGCTTGCGCCTTACACACTTTCCAGGCGTGCTCCTTCGGCCACTCGGACACCTCACCGTTTAGAACTGTTGATATTTTAAGTGTTATCGTCACTTTAGTGATTGGCCGATAAGCACGCCATGCGTGTTATGTCAGCCTTGGCGACCACTTAGCCACCTCACCGTTTAGAACTGTTGATATTTTAAGTGTTATCGTCACTTTAGTGATTGGCCGATAAGCACGCCAAGCGCGTTATGTCAGCCTTGGCGGCCACTTAGCCACCTCACCGTTTTAGAACTGTTGATATTTTATAGTGTTACCATCACTTTAGTGATTGGCCGATAAGCACGCAAAGCATGTTATTTCAGCCTTGGCGGCCACTTAGCCACCTCACCGTTTTAGAACTGTTGATATTTTAAGTGTTATCGTCACTTTAGTGATTGGCCGATAAGCACGCCATGCGTGTTATGTCAGCCTTGGCGACCACTTAGCCACTTCACCATTTAAAACTGTTGATATTTTTAAGTGTTACCATCACACTTTAGTGATTGGCCGATAAGCACACTATGCGTGTTATGTCAGCCTTGGCGACCACTTAGCCACTTCACCATTTAAAACTGTTGATATTTTTAAGTGTTATCGTCACGGGCTTTCTATTCTAAGTTAAAAAGCTGCGCTATCTTAGGAAAATATCTAAAGTAACGCAAGGCAAATCCACTAAGCGCTAAACTAAGTGTTTACAATTCAGTCAATTAAGCCTGCACACTTACCTTTTTAAACTAGCTGAAAAGTCTAACATGCGATTAAGTGACTTTAATGCGCCGTCACGTAACGACATATCAACAAAGATCTCTCTGCCTGTAGGGTCTAACAAAGCATCTTCTATTTCTTTTAAACCGTTCATCGCCATCCAAGGACAATGAGCACAACTTCTACAGGTGGCTCCTTCACCGGCTGTTGGCGCTTCAAAGAATTCTTTATCAGGGCAAAGCTGCTGCATCTTATAGAAAATACCACGGTCAGTTGCGACAATAAATTTCTTGTTTGGTAGCTCCTGCGCCGCTTTTATTAGCTGGCTAGTCGAGCCTACAGCGTCGGCCAACTCTACAATTTCCATCGGTGATTCAGGGTGCACTAATACAGCTGCATCAGGGTGAAGCGATTTCATATCCAGTAATGCTTTCGTTTTAAACTCATCATGAACTATACAAGCGCCCTGCCACATCAACATATCTGCGCCTGTTTTATTCTTAATATAGTTACCTAAGTGACGATCTGGTCCCCATAAGATTTTCTCACCTTGCTCATCTAAGTGCTCAACAATTTCAAGCGCACAAGATGAAGTAACAATCCAGTCAGCGCGTGCTTTAACCGCTGTTGAGGTATTAGCATACACAACGACAGTATGATCTGGATGCTGATCACAAAAAGCTGAAAACTCTTCAATTGGGCAACCTAAATCTAAAGAGCACGTTGCTTCAAGCGTTGGCATAATGACTGTTTTTTCAGGCGTTAATACCTTAGCGGTATCGCCCATAAACTTAACACCAGCCACAATAAGTGTTTCTGCTGGGTGTTGATTACCAAAGCGTGCCATTTCTAATGAGTCAGCCACACAGCCGCCAGTTTCTTCAGCTAATGCTTGAATTTCTGGGTCGGTGTAATAATGGGCAACTAAAACCGCATTCTTTTCAATAAGAAGCTTTTTAATTCTGTCTTTATATTGCTGTTTTTCATCGCTAGTTAATGGCTTTGGCTTAGCTGGAAATTGAAAATCAAACTCGACTGCAATATTGCTTTGACTCATGAATACTCTCAAATTAGGACACTTAAAACGCGCGTAATTATACGGGAAAGCCAGCTGAATGTGTACTATAGATTTAACAGCCTACAGCACAAACAACTAAGCAGAGCCAATAGAAATATCCGTTAATACTCAATTATGAAACCGCAAAGCGCTAAAGTGTTCAACAAGATGAATTAAAGAGTAGTAAATCGTGAAAGTTTTAGACTTCGAATTACAAAGAGTTTAAAGGTATTTGAAGAAGAAGATTAAAGAGTGGTCGGTGGTGAAAGATTTTGAACCTTCGACTTAGTTTACTAAGAGCGGTTAAAAGCCTTGGCTTTTATTGTGCATTCAAAAAAAGAAATTAAGAGTGGTCGGTCGTGAAATATTTGAATCTTCGACTTAGTTGATTAAGAGCGGTTAAAAGCCTTGGCTTTAATACTATATTCAAAAAAGGAAATCAAAGAGTGGTCGGTCGTGAAGGATTTGAACCTTCGACAAATTGGTTAAAAGCCAACTGCTCTACCAACTGAGCTAACGACCGATGATAGATAACTTGTTTAGAGTGATTAAAGTGGTTTACTTAAACACTTTACTTTCGATATAAGAAAGTGGTCATTAATGAAAGAATGAACCTTCGACCTAATTTATAAAGAGTGGTTAAAAGCCTTGGCTTTTTCTCTTAAAATAAACTTTCTAAAGAAAGTGGTCGGTCGTGAAGGATTTGAACCTTCGACAAATTGGTTAAAAGCCAACTGCTCTACCAACTGAGCTAACGACCGATGATAGACATTTGTTTAGAGTGATTAAAGTAGTTTACTTAAGCACTTTATTTTCAGCATTAAAAAGTGGTCGGTCGTGAAGGATTTGAACCTTCGACAAATTGGTTAAAAGCCAACTGCTCTACCAACTGAGCTAACGACCGATAACTATTAATGCTAGTACAATTTTCGAAACACTCCTACTTAATAGTAAGAAGAGTGGTCGGTCGTGAAGGATTTGAACCTTCGACAAATTGGTTAAAAGCCAACTGCTCTACCAACTGAGCTAACGACCGATAATCATACTTCGTTGGGCTAGTGCCTCAACGCGCCGCATATGATACTTATAAATTTTTTAAGTGCAACAATAAATTTCGTTTTTTTTAATATTATTAATTGTTCGGCGAAAAACACAGCAATACGCTAGTTTTATCGCCAACAATTTCTAATCTTTACCTATTTCAGCAATGCATCTAAACGAGGTTTCGCTAATTTTGCCGAAGTTGAATCAGGGTATGCTTTAATCAACTCACGATATAAATTAATCGCTTTATTGTTGTTATTTTGTTTTTGAGCAACCATAGCTAATTTTAACATAGCATCAGGTCTTTTCGCTGAATCTGAAAAACGCTCAACAACAGTACGAAACTCTTGCTCAGCTTCAACAAGCTCGCCTTTATTAAATAATAGCTGCCCTAACCAATAATGAGCATTAGGCGCATAGGTTGATTGCGGAAAGCTCTTATTAAAAGCGCGAAACTCAGGAATAGCTTGCTCGTAGCGCTTATCCTTTAAAACAAGGTTTAAGGCACGATCATAGGCTTCATTTTCCGTTAAGTTATTGCTATAGCTCGTTGATGGTGTTGAAA is a window from the Litorilituus sediminis genome containing:
- the nadA gene encoding quinolinate synthase NadA translates to MSQSNIAVEFDFQFPAKPKPLTSDEKQQYKDRIKKLLIEKNAVLVAHYYTDPEIQALAEETGGCVADSLEMARFGNQHPAETLIVAGVKFMGDTAKVLTPEKTVIMPTLEATCSLDLGCPIEEFSAFCDQHPDHTVVVYANTSTAVKARADWIVTSSCALEIVEHLDEQGEKILWGPDRHLGNYIKNKTGADMLMWQGACIVHDEFKTKALLDMKSLHPDAAVLVHPESPMEIVELADAVGSTSQLIKAAQELPNKKFIVATDRGIFYKMQQLCPDKEFFEAPTAGEGATCRSCAHCPWMAMNGLKEIEDALLDPTGREIFVDMSLRDGALKSLNRMLDFSASLKR
- the ybgF gene encoding tol-pal system protein YbgF, which produces MKLNKVLFGLVMSASAYSALAVAQAPVVDVNSTGLSSSSLSEQLTTLERKLDARNRAQVKIQRQLDQLQTEMNELRGVTELHTHQLSQVLERQRELYQELDRRVTEALKPANQVPSSLAANNASLSTPSTSYSNNLTENEAYDRALNLVLKDKRYEQAIPEFRAFNKSFPQSTYAPNAHYWLGQLLFNKGELVEAEQEFRTVVERFSDSAKRPDAMLKLAMVAQKQNNNNKAINLYRELIKAYPDSTSAKLAKPRLDALLK